The Achromobacter spanius genome includes the window GCCCATCTGCTGCGCCAGGAAGGCGTGTTCGAAGTAGGCCGAGTTGTACATGCCGGGCGTCAACACCACCACGGTGGGGTCGTCGCCGCCATGTGGGGCCACTTCGCGCAGGTTGTCCAGCAACAGGTCGGGGTAGTGCGCCACGGGTTCGACCTTGATGCGGCTGAAGGCGTCGGGCATCAAGCGCATCGACATCTTGCGGTTTTCAAGCATGTAGGACACGCCCGACGGCACGCGCAGGTTGTCTTCCAGCACATAGAACTCGCCCGCGCCGGCCCGCACGATGTCCACGCCTGCGATGTGGCAGTAGATGTCCTCGGCCACATCCACGTCCTGCATTTCAGGGCGGTACTGGGCGTTCAGGAAGACCTGTTCGGCCGGCACGATGCCGGCGCGCACGATGTCGTGGCCGTGATAGATGTCGTGGATGAACATGTTCAGCGCGCGCACGCGCTGCTTCAGGCCGGCTTCCAGGTGCCGCCATTCGTCGGCGGGAATGATCCGGGGGATCAGGTCGAACGGGATCAGGCGTTCGGTGCCGGCGGCGTCGCCCGCGACCGAAAAAGTAATGCCGACCCGGCGAAAGCTCAGGTCGGCTTCCAGGCGGCGCACGGCCATGGCTTCAGCCGATTGCTCTTGGTGCCAGCGTTCGAACGCCTGGTACTGGGAGCGGATGCCGCCTGCGCCTTGGCGCATTTCGTCATAAGCGGCGGGACGGGATGTTCTGTCCTTCATGGCTCCTCCGATGCTGTGCTTGCTGCCGGCTTGTGGGTGGCCGGCTTGCACGCGGTCAACCCGGCCAATGCTCGGCCGGTCACAAACTAATAAGCAACCCGCGTGCCAGCTTTTGGGGACACGCCTTTGGGGAAATATCCTCTCAAGGGCGCTGAAACACCATCCCCTCGGCGGTTGATGGCACCGCTTTGGTGCGCGCCGCCGGGCGGTTCTGGTGCGTCAGTTCATGCGGAACGTATGCAGGGTGGTGCCGCCCGTGGTTCCTTGCGAAAGTGGCGCTTCCGGCACCCAGCCGTCCTGGGTCAGCACGGCGTCCAGCGGAAAGTCGTGCGGGGCGGCCTGGTAGTCGGCGTCCAGCTCGCCGCAGCTCCAGGCGATGCCGATGGTGATGAAGGGATGGCCGCGGTCGCGCAAGGCGG containing:
- a CDS encoding circularly permuted type 2 ATP-grasp protein yields the protein MKDRTSRPAAYDEMRQGAGGIRSQYQAFERWHQEQSAEAMAVRRLEADLSFRRVGITFSVAGDAAGTERLIPFDLIPRIIPADEWRHLEAGLKQRVRALNMFIHDIYHGHDIVRAGIVPAEQVFLNAQYRPEMQDVDVAEDIYCHIAGVDIVRAGAGEFYVLEDNLRVPSGVSYMLENRKMSMRLMPDAFSRIKVEPVAHYPDLLLDNLREVAPHGGDDPTVVVLTPGMYNSAYFEHAFLAQQMGVELVEGQDLFVEQNTVYMRTTQGPRKVDVIYRRLDDDFLDPLSFRADSALGVPGLLSVYRAGRVTLANAIGTGIADDKSTYLYVPDMIRFYLSEEPILSNVPTWRCGRPSELSHVLANMHELVVKEVHGAGGYGMLVGPSASHAEIDAFKDRVRANPSNYIAQPTLALSTVPTYVESGVAPRHVDLRPYVLCGKDIRTVPGGLCRVALTEGSLVVNSSQGGGTKDTWVLED